From the genome of Acidobacteriota bacterium, one region includes:
- a CDS encoding 5-dehydro-4-deoxyglucarate dehydratase, translated as MALSPEELRTRLRGLFSFPVTPFTESLEIDLPRYREHVAWMAEGKPAALFVCGGTGEFFSLDLAEFQHLVKAAVDETSGRLPVIAGVGYGTQLAISFVKAAEDAGADGLLVLPPYLLLPEQQGLYEHYCRIASRSRLGLIIYQRDNAIFAPATVARLCELKNIIGFKDGHGNMELLLRIQKQAGDRLAIINGMPTAELSAAAFKGMGITNYSSAVFNFVPPIARAFYKALINNDELAMGCLLDAFYRPLADLRDRKKGYAVSLIKAGLRATGKPAGPVRPPLVNCSSEEEEKLKAIIAGGLAAVQA; from the coding sequence ATGGCGCTTTCTCCGGAAGAACTGAGGACCCGGCTACGCGGGCTGTTTTCTTTCCCTGTGACGCCTTTCACCGAAAGCCTGGAAATCGATCTCCCACGCTATCGGGAACATGTCGCATGGATGGCGGAGGGCAAACCTGCGGCGCTCTTCGTTTGCGGCGGAACGGGAGAATTCTTTTCGCTCGACCTGGCGGAGTTCCAGCACCTCGTGAAAGCAGCCGTGGACGAGACCAGCGGCAGGCTGCCAGTAATTGCCGGAGTGGGCTATGGAACCCAGCTCGCCATCAGTTTTGTGAAGGCCGCCGAAGATGCCGGAGCCGACGGACTGCTCGTGCTTCCGCCCTATCTCCTGCTGCCTGAGCAACAGGGACTATACGAACATTATTGCCGGATTGCATCCCGGAGCCGCCTTGGCCTGATCATTTATCAACGCGACAACGCGATTTTTGCGCCGGCGACGGTCGCGCGCCTGTGTGAGCTGAAAAATATTATCGGCTTCAAGGACGGGCACGGGAACATGGAGCTCCTGCTTCGGATCCAGAAGCAGGCCGGCGATAGGCTGGCAATCATCAACGGGATGCCAACCGCAGAGTTGTCGGCAGCAGCATTCAAAGGGATGGGCATCACCAACTACTCGTCGGCTGTCTTCAATTTTGTTCCTCCTATAGCCAGGGCGTTTTACAAGGCCCTCATAAATAACGACGAACTGGCAATGGGCTGCCTGCTCGATGCCTTCTACCGGCCGCTCGCTGATTTGCGCGATCGCAAGAAAGGTTACGCCGTCTCGCTCATTAAGGCCGGCTTGCGAGCGACAGGAAAGCCGGCGGGGCCGGTACGGCCGCCTCTGGTAAACTGTTCGTCGGAAGAAGAAGAAAAACTGAAAGCAATCATCGCGGGCGGGCTGGCAGCGGTGCAGGCATAG
- a CDS encoding mannonate dehydratase — MKLGTQFSSLPSDNTLRAIAAFGANHICCGFPEPQSDAQWTVDGLHRLRDRIDGFGINLAMVPLPLSSNYITRAENPAIMLGQSPGRDREIDKICGMIRDCARAGIPSAKYNMTILGVLRTQRTRGRGGASYSTFNHAEAEAQHLPLTPAGPVSADEMWERITYFLERVVPVANEYKVRIACHPHDPAVPLKEGFRGVHRVLGSVDGLKRFISICPSPYHGLNFCQGTVSEMLEAPGEQIYDVIRYFGERGKIFNVHFRNIRGRFLNFQETFPDNGSVNMLRAMRTYKEVGYEYMVMPDHAPAIIGDSGHKQAFAFEYGYIAAMIETVQGEG, encoded by the coding sequence ATGAAACTGGGCACTCAGTTTTCCAGCTTGCCCTCGGATAACACACTGCGCGCCATTGCGGCCTTTGGCGCCAATCACATCTGCTGTGGCTTTCCCGAGCCGCAATCCGACGCACAATGGACGGTGGATGGGCTGCACCGTTTGCGCGACCGCATCGATGGTTTTGGAATCAACCTGGCGATGGTGCCGCTTCCGCTTAGCTCAAATTACATCACTCGCGCGGAAAATCCAGCCATCATGCTGGGCCAGAGTCCCGGGCGCGACCGTGAAATCGATAAGATCTGCGGAATGATTCGGGACTGCGCGCGGGCGGGAATTCCTTCCGCAAAGTATAACATGACGATTTTGGGCGTCTTGCGGACCCAGCGGACTCGCGGCCGCGGAGGCGCGAGCTACAGCACCTTCAACCATGCCGAAGCAGAAGCGCAACACCTTCCTCTAACGCCCGCAGGCCCGGTGAGCGCCGACGAGATGTGGGAACGGATCACTTACTTTCTCGAGCGCGTCGTTCCGGTGGCCAACGAATACAAAGTCAGGATTGCCTGCCATCCGCACGACCCTGCCGTGCCGCTGAAAGAAGGCTTCCGAGGCGTCCATCGAGTGCTAGGCAGCGTGGATGGCCTCAAGAGGTTTATCTCCATTTGCCCCAGCCCCTACCATGGCTTGAACTTCTGCCAGGGCACGGTTTCAGAAATGCTGGAGGCCCCCGGCGAGCAAATCTACGACGTGATCCGCTATTTCGGCGAGCGCGGGAAGATCTTCAACGTCCACTTCCGCAACATTCGGGGACGTTTCCTCAATTTCCAGGAGACCTTCCCGGACAATGGCAGCGTCAACATGCTGCGCGCCATGCGCACTTACAAAGAGGTTGGGTATGAGTATATGGTCATGCCTGACCACGCCCCAGCGATAATTGGAGACAGCGGGCATAAACAGGCCTTCGCATTCGAGTACGGCTATATTGCGGCCATGATCGAGACCGTTCAGGGCGAGGGGTAG
- a CDS encoding ABC transporter permease, with product MRWIYKLPLRLRSLLRKQRVEEELGDELRFHLEKLIEENAAKGMTPEEARYAAMREFGGMEQMKEECRDSWGVRFINELGQDIRYGLRQLRRNPGFTIVAVLTLALGIGVNTAIFSAVDVVILKFLPVSHPDQLVLLQWQSPHAVTDYLPYPTFDQLRKQNNVFTGLAAFHNLQVATRVGREHGLAAGQLVSSDFFFILGVRALIGRTFASGEDQSPGADPFAVISYRYWQNRFRGSPAVLGSSIELNGVPFIIIGVMPPSFFGVSVGDSRDVWVPLMMQAQVMGGKSTLNDPQSWWLNVMGRRKPGVNEEQAAAAINVLYQRIARQQAGTHLSSDAERELSHEQIALVPAGRGLSTLRERMSEPLIVLMVLVGFVLLVACANVASLILARAATRKRELAVRVALGAGGFRVFRQLLTESLLLATLGGSLGLLFARWGDDLLLALMSEGGIPFALNLHLNSSVFVFTVCITLMTGLLCGSTPAWEAARVNLSTVIKASGRGLVATSKTRQSRWELRKLLVTGEVAMALVLVVGAGMLVSSLQQLKDVNPGFDQDHVLLASLDPTLIGYRGNRLVNFYRQVTLAVAALPGVRCVSPSALPPITSAQWRTGIFVQGHVPGAHEKTTAQMNFIGPGYFRTLSIPLLQGREFTPRDNAAAPKVAVINETMARFYFGHQSAVGKRLSFVSPEAGEIEIVGVASDSKYNSLREATPHMIYVPYLQTPPASLAYGMTLEIRTSGNPDAATGMVRQAIRETDNDVPILGFATLAQTVSESLAQERLVARLSTLFGILALVLASIGLYGVMAYNVARRTGEIGIRMALGARRTQMLGMVLREALELVALGAALGIPMTIAFAALISSQLYGVSPADPLTILASTVILGGVALIASYIPARRAAKVDPMVALRYE from the coding sequence ATGCGCTGGATTTATAAACTCCCGCTTCGGTTGCGATCGCTGTTGCGGAAGCAGCGGGTCGAAGAAGAACTCGGCGACGAACTCAGGTTCCACCTGGAAAAGCTGATTGAAGAAAACGCCGCCAAGGGTATGACGCCGGAAGAAGCGCGCTACGCAGCGATGCGTGAATTTGGAGGTATGGAGCAAATGAAAGAAGAATGCCGCGACAGTTGGGGCGTGCGCTTCATTAACGAACTCGGGCAGGACATCCGCTACGGCCTGCGTCAGTTGCGGCGCAATCCGGGCTTCACGATTGTCGCAGTCCTCACGCTTGCGCTTGGTATCGGTGTGAACACCGCCATCTTCAGCGCGGTCGATGTGGTCATCCTCAAGTTTCTTCCTGTTTCCCATCCAGACCAGCTTGTCCTCCTCCAGTGGCAGTCCCCCCATGCCGTTACGGACTATCTGCCATACCCGACTTTTGATCAACTACGCAAACAGAATAACGTGTTCACCGGCCTCGCGGCGTTTCATAACCTCCAAGTCGCGACGCGAGTGGGTCGAGAACATGGCCTGGCCGCCGGCCAGCTGGTTTCTAGCGATTTCTTCTTTATTCTCGGTGTGAGGGCGTTGATAGGCCGGACCTTCGCATCTGGAGAGGACCAAAGCCCCGGGGCAGACCCCTTCGCTGTGATCAGCTACCGCTATTGGCAAAATCGATTCCGGGGGAGCCCAGCGGTGCTGGGCAGTTCGATCGAGCTCAATGGAGTGCCATTCATCATCATTGGCGTCATGCCTCCTTCGTTTTTCGGCGTCAGTGTAGGTGATTCCAGGGACGTCTGGGTGCCGCTCATGATGCAGGCGCAGGTGATGGGCGGCAAATCCACGCTGAATGATCCGCAGAGTTGGTGGCTGAATGTCATGGGCCGTCGGAAACCCGGAGTGAACGAAGAGCAGGCGGCCGCAGCCATCAACGTACTTTACCAGCGGATTGCCCGCCAACAAGCAGGAACCCACCTTTCATCTGATGCGGAGCGCGAACTATCGCACGAGCAGATTGCCCTGGTGCCCGCTGGCCGGGGCCTTTCGACTCTAAGAGAAAGAATGTCGGAACCTTTGATCGTCCTCATGGTTCTGGTCGGTTTTGTCTTACTTGTGGCCTGCGCGAACGTCGCCAGCCTTATACTTGCTCGCGCCGCGACCCGCAAGCGCGAGTTGGCGGTTCGTGTAGCTCTAGGCGCAGGCGGGTTTCGGGTGTTCCGGCAATTGCTGACAGAAAGTTTATTGTTGGCGACTCTGGGTGGATCGCTCGGCCTCCTCTTTGCACGCTGGGGGGATGATTTACTCCTGGCGCTCATGTCCGAAGGCGGTATCCCATTCGCGCTCAACCTGCACCTCAATTCTTCTGTTTTCGTCTTCACCGTCTGCATTACGCTCATGACCGGACTGCTTTGCGGAAGCACTCCCGCCTGGGAAGCGGCACGTGTAAATCTGAGTACCGTCATTAAGGCAAGCGGGCGCGGGCTCGTGGCAACGTCAAAGACACGTCAGTCGCGCTGGGAGCTTCGGAAGCTTCTCGTGACCGGCGAAGTTGCAATGGCACTGGTGCTGGTGGTCGGGGCGGGAATGCTGGTCAGCAGCCTGCAACAGCTGAAAGACGTCAATCCGGGATTCGATCAGGACCACGTCCTGCTCGCCTCGCTTGATCCGACACTGATCGGTTATCGAGGCAATCGGCTTGTAAACTTTTACAGACAGGTAACCCTTGCTGTAGCGGCCCTCCCTGGCGTCCGCTGCGTAAGTCCTTCCGCCCTGCCGCCTATAACTAGCGCACAATGGCGCACCGGTATATTTGTCCAAGGGCACGTTCCCGGAGCCCATGAAAAGACCACGGCACAAATGAACTTCATAGGTCCAGGCTACTTTCGCACGCTCAGCATCCCACTCTTACAAGGACGCGAGTTCACGCCTCGGGACAATGCGGCAGCCCCCAAGGTCGCCGTTATCAATGAAACGATGGCTCGGTTTTATTTTGGGCACCAGTCGGCGGTTGGTAAGAGGCTTAGCTTCGTCAGCCCGGAGGCTGGAGAGATTGAAATTGTAGGTGTTGCGAGCGACAGCAAGTACAACAGCCTGCGGGAAGCAACACCCCACATGATCTATGTGCCTTATCTCCAGACGCCGCCTGCCAGTCTGGCTTACGGGATGACTCTTGAAATCCGCACCAGCGGAAATCCCGATGCCGCTACTGGTATGGTGCGTCAAGCAATCCGGGAAACCGACAACGACGTGCCCATTCTGGGGTTCGCCACGTTAGCTCAAACAGTCAGTGAATCGTTGGCCCAAGAGAGGCTAGTTGCCCGACTATCAACTCTGTTCGGAATTTTGGCATTAGTTCTCGCATCAATTGGGCTGTACGGGGTCATGGCTTACAACGTGGCTAGGAGGACGGGCGAGATTGGAATTCGGATGGCACTTGGGGCCAGACGGACGCAAATGTTAGGAATGGTGTTACGTGAGGCCTTGGAGCTTGTGGCTTTAGGTGCCGCGCTCGGAATTCCAATGACGATCGCATTCGCCGCTCTGATTTCTAGCCAGCTTTACGGGGTATCTCCAGCCGATCCACTGACGATTTTGGCCTCGACGGTCATCCTCGGTGGCGTCGCGCTAATCGCAAGCTACATCCCGGCGCGGCGGGCGGCGAAGGTGGACCCCATGGTGGCGCTCCGCTATGAATGA
- a CDS encoding PadR family transcriptional regulator: protein MSKPSDLVQGTLDLLILKTITPEPRHGWGIAQRIRQVSGEVLQVNQGALYPALHRLEQNGWIRARWGESDNNRRAKYYSLTPAGRKYLEQEEANWKRLSTAIGLVLEKA from the coding sequence ATGAGCAAACCGAGCGATCTGGTGCAGGGAACGCTGGACCTCCTGATTCTCAAAACGATTACGCCCGAGCCGCGACACGGGTGGGGAATCGCGCAGCGCATCCGGCAGGTGTCGGGTGAAGTGCTGCAGGTAAACCAGGGCGCGCTCTATCCCGCGCTCCATCGCCTGGAGCAGAACGGCTGGATCAGGGCCAGGTGGGGCGAGTCTGACAACAATCGCCGCGCCAAATACTATTCGCTGACGCCTGCTGGCCGCAAATATCTGGAGCAGGAAGAAGCCAACTGGAAACGGCTCTCGACGGCCATCGGCCTGGTGCTGGAAAAGGCGTAA
- a CDS encoding ABC transporter permease translates to MRWIYKLPLRLRSLFRKKRVEDELSDELRFHLEKLVEENVAKGMSAEEARYAALREFGGVERMKEECRDSWGVRFVSELGQDIHYGLRQLRRNPGFTVVAVLTLALGIGANTAIFSVVDAVLLKPLPYADPGRLVSVFESNTQRGIAADAFSYPIFTELRNQNSAFSEIAGTNAHDLTLTGAGEPTIVHTIVVTPEIFTLLGERPLAGRVFSAKDGVRGAAPVVVLSENLWRSHFGADPGILGKAINLDMRAFTVVGVMPADFRYPIRSENEDVWIPAIQDPLFSTFMPDPQGRFLITVARLHPGISISQAQAAMDEASIALARKYPKANAGWKIQLEPLQKGITGAAKPALLVLLGAVGLVLLIACANLANLLLARATVRTQEMAVRLAMGAGRRRILQQLLTESALLGFFGGLAGILLAYWGVRSLKALLPPGLPRAESISVDGGVLLFALALSVAASLIFGLAPALAASRSSFRTSLEEGAARAGESGGRRRLRSLLVAAEVALAVVLLVGAGLLIRSFMAMMNVNPGFNPQRVVTAEISLPRYQYSTPAQWTAFSNESLERILAAPGLNDSALVVPLPIATNSAIFPFSIPDHPAPAPGTSRQAHYAAISPGYFHVMEIPLLRGRLFSRQDAPSTPRVAIISQAFARRYFPNEDPIGQRLVFGFPPNDVVSRQIVGIAGDIRDVALSQQPGPMMYVPYAQAPFWGEIVVVRSSLGTAAVAGSIRRVVSGIDKNLPVTDTASLPQAMDSQASVAQPRFRTLLMGLFGMLALTLASVGIFGVMSYSVSRRTHEIGIRMALGATPPGVLRLLLAESARLVIAGLAVGIPAALLLTRFLAGMLYGVKPADPLTFIAVSIILVAVALLACYIPARRAAKVDPMVALRYE, encoded by the coding sequence ATGCGCTGGATTTACAAATTGCCACTTCGGCTCCGATCGCTTTTCAGGAAGAAGCGCGTCGAAGACGAACTGAGCGACGAACTGCGTTTTCACCTGGAAAAGCTGGTCGAAGAAAACGTTGCCAAAGGCATGAGCGCGGAAGAAGCGCGTTACGCAGCACTGCGTGAATTTGGAGGGGTCGAGCGGATGAAAGAAGAATGCCGTGACAGTTGGGGCGTGCGCTTTGTCAGCGAACTGGGGCAGGACATTCACTATGGCCTGCGGCAGTTGCGGCGCAATCCGGGATTTACGGTGGTCGCAGTCCTCACCCTGGCGCTCGGCATTGGCGCCAACACCGCGATTTTCAGCGTGGTGGATGCAGTGCTTTTGAAGCCTTTGCCCTACGCGGACCCCGGCCGGCTGGTCAGCGTGTTTGAATCGAATACGCAGCGGGGAATTGCGGCCGACGCATTTTCCTACCCCATCTTTACGGAATTGCGGAATCAGAACAGCGCTTTCAGCGAGATTGCCGGAACCAATGCCCACGACCTAACGCTGACCGGCGCAGGCGAGCCGACGATTGTGCATACCATCGTCGTTACTCCAGAGATATTCACTCTGCTTGGCGAGCGTCCGCTGGCGGGCCGCGTTTTTAGCGCAAAGGACGGCGTGCGCGGCGCCGCGCCCGTGGTTGTGCTCAGTGAAAATCTCTGGCGCAGCCATTTTGGGGCCGACCCGGGCATCCTGGGCAAAGCGATCAATCTGGACATGCGTGCGTTTACGGTGGTTGGCGTCATGCCGGCGGATTTTCGTTACCCCATTCGCTCCGAGAACGAGGACGTCTGGATTCCTGCCATCCAGGACCCTCTATTCAGCACCTTTATGCCCGATCCGCAAGGCCGGTTTCTGATTACCGTAGCGCGGTTGCATCCCGGCATCTCGATTTCACAGGCCCAGGCGGCGATGGACGAGGCCAGCATCGCGCTGGCCAGGAAGTATCCCAAGGCTAACGCCGGATGGAAGATACAGCTCGAACCGCTGCAGAAGGGAATTACAGGAGCGGCGAAGCCGGCGCTTCTGGTTCTGCTGGGGGCGGTTGGACTGGTGCTGTTGATTGCCTGTGCCAACCTTGCCAACCTGCTGCTGGCGCGGGCCACCGTCCGCACGCAGGAAATGGCGGTGCGCCTGGCTATGGGCGCTGGACGGCGACGCATACTGCAGCAGCTCCTGACGGAAAGCGCGCTGCTGGGCTTTTTCGGCGGGCTTGCCGGAATCCTGCTGGCCTATTGGGGCGTCCGGAGCCTCAAAGCCCTGTTGCCGCCCGGCCTGCCCCGCGCCGAGTCGATCAGCGTGGATGGCGGCGTGCTGCTCTTCGCGCTGGCGCTTTCCGTTGCTGCCAGCCTCATTTTTGGCCTGGCTCCTGCGCTGGCCGCGTCCCGTTCCAGCTTTCGAACAAGTCTCGAAGAAGGCGCCGCGCGGGCGGGGGAAAGCGGAGGGCGGCGCCGTTTACGCAGCCTGCTGGTGGCAGCGGAAGTTGCTCTGGCGGTGGTGCTGCTGGTTGGCGCCGGCCTTCTGATTCGCAGCTTTATGGCGATGATGAACGTCAATCCCGGCTTTAACCCCCAGCGCGTGGTGACGGCGGAAATCTCGCTCCCCAGGTACCAATACTCGACGCCCGCGCAGTGGACTGCTTTTTCCAACGAATCGCTCGAGCGGATTCTGGCCGCGCCAGGCCTTAACGACTCCGCGCTGGTCGTTCCGCTGCCCATTGCGACCAATTCCGCCATTTTCCCGTTCAGCATCCCTGACCATCCTGCGCCGGCCCCCGGAACCTCCCGCCAGGCGCATTACGCGGCCATCAGCCCGGGCTACTTCCACGTGATGGAAATTCCTCTCCTGCGCGGACGCCTTTTCAGCCGGCAGGATGCGCCCTCGACGCCGCGCGTCGCCATCATCAGCCAGGCATTTGCCCGTCGCTATTTCCCCAATGAGGACCCCATTGGCCAGCGGCTGGTGTTCGGCTTTCCGCCCAATGATGTGGTGTCGCGGCAGATCGTAGGCATCGCGGGCGATATTCGCGACGTGGCCCTCAGCCAGCAGCCCGGCCCCATGATGTATGTGCCGTACGCGCAGGCGCCCTTCTGGGGAGAGATTGTGGTCGTGCGAAGTTCTCTTGGCACAGCCGCCGTCGCCGGCTCCATTCGCCGCGTGGTTAGTGGCATTGACAAGAACCTGCCTGTCACCGACACCGCAAGTCTCCCGCAGGCGATGGATTCGCAGGCCTCAGTTGCGCAGCCGAGGTTCCGGACGCTGCTGATGGGTTTGTTTGGCATGCTGGCGCTGACGCTTGCCTCGGTGGGAATTTTCGGCGTCATGTCTTATTCGGTCTCCCGCCGCACGCATGAGATTGGCATTCGGATGGCGTTGGGCGCCACTCCTCCAGGCGTTTTACGGCTGCTGCTGGCGGAATCCGCCAGGCTGGTCATCGCCGGTTTGGCCGTTGGCATCCCTGCGGCCTTGCTGCTCACCCGGTTCCTCGCGGGCATGCTCTATGGAGTGAAACCTGCCGATCCGCTCACTTTCATCGCCGTCTCGATCATCCTCGTTGCCGTGGCTCTGCTCGCGTGCTACATTCCGGCGCGCCGCGCGGCGAAGGTTGATCCGATGGTAGCGCTGCGCTATGAGTAG
- a CDS encoding L-lactate permease — protein MFNQILDPMHSVGLTALVALVPVVLLLVLLAVFRMTAWLATLIGAVVTLGLALVVWQVPMGNAVKACVYGSATGIWAVDWITFWGVIIFNTLTLTGVFGDFQKWLTANATADVRVQTILLAWAFGALLEGLVGFGYPWAVVAPLLVALGIRDLDAIRVAAIANNAPVSFGALGVPIIALAAVTGLPMMALSASIGKIVALLALVPPWVLIYLVAGRRGLRGAWPLAVVGSLAYIAGQFPVSQYLGPYLPDISGAVVCFVALLVLLRYWKPAETLGYGGIPVPEAAANLSNGHGLTRRRVLAAWAPFFLLVIVVVLWTGPWSSLPGITLADFKVEGISSLSHKLINASFGFTPFIGGTSIMVSWVLITLMLRPGKSILKGVFQRTIGQMWGALLVGVFIFALAFIFNYSGMASSLAYAFSRLGVWFIVVAPILGWIGVALSGSNTSTNAMFGAFQAMVGNLLGFPPLLAPSLNSVGAEVGKPIAPQTASVGVATTGYVRNEGEVIRHNMGWTLVLVGVLICIGLFYYFVMPQAMMP, from the coding sequence TTGTTCAATCAGATACTCGATCCGATGCACAGCGTGGGACTGACGGCGCTCGTGGCACTGGTTCCGGTGGTTTTACTTCTGGTTCTGCTGGCCGTGTTCCGCATGACGGCGTGGCTCGCAACGCTGATTGGAGCTGTTGTGACTCTGGGACTTGCGCTTGTGGTGTGGCAGGTACCCATGGGTAATGCCGTCAAGGCCTGCGTATACGGAAGCGCTACGGGGATCTGGGCGGTTGATTGGATCACTTTCTGGGGCGTCATCATCTTCAACACGCTGACCCTTACCGGCGTCTTTGGCGATTTTCAGAAATGGCTGACCGCCAACGCCACCGCCGATGTGCGAGTGCAGACCATCCTGCTGGCATGGGCGTTTGGCGCTTTGCTGGAAGGACTGGTTGGTTTCGGATATCCCTGGGCAGTGGTAGCTCCGTTGCTGGTTGCCCTGGGCATTCGTGACCTGGACGCCATCCGGGTGGCGGCGATTGCCAACAACGCACCGGTATCATTCGGAGCGCTGGGCGTTCCCATCATCGCCCTGGCGGCCGTGACGGGCCTGCCCATGATGGCCTTGTCCGCGTCCATCGGCAAGATTGTTGCGCTGCTGGCGCTGGTCCCACCCTGGGTGCTGATTTACCTGGTGGCCGGAAGGCGCGGATTGCGCGGTGCATGGCCGCTCGCGGTGGTGGGATCACTGGCGTACATCGCCGGGCAATTTCCCGTTTCACAATACCTGGGCCCTTACTTGCCTGACATCAGCGGGGCGGTCGTCTGCTTTGTCGCTCTGCTGGTCCTGCTGCGCTACTGGAAACCCGCTGAGACGCTCGGCTATGGAGGCATCCCGGTGCCGGAAGCGGCAGCCAACCTCTCGAACGGGCACGGGCTGACCCGGCGCCGGGTGCTGGCAGCATGGGCCCCATTTTTCCTGCTGGTGATTGTTGTGGTTTTGTGGACCGGCCCGTGGTCTTCGCTTCCGGGCATTACATTGGCTGACTTCAAGGTGGAAGGAATTTCATCGCTGAGCCATAAGCTGATCAACGCCTCTTTTGGATTCACACCGTTCATCGGCGGAACATCGATCATGGTCTCGTGGGTCCTGATCACGCTGATGTTGAGGCCAGGGAAATCAATTCTGAAAGGGGTCTTTCAACGGACCATCGGCCAGATGTGGGGAGCGCTGCTGGTGGGTGTGTTTATCTTTGCGCTGGCCTTCATCTTCAATTACTCGGGCATGGCGTCCTCACTGGCCTACGCCTTCTCCAGGCTGGGAGTGTGGTTTATTGTGGTGGCGCCGATACTGGGCTGGATAGGCGTAGCTCTTTCGGGAAGCAACACGTCCACGAACGCAATGTTTGGCGCCTTCCAGGCGATGGTAGGCAACCTGCTCGGCTTTCCGCCATTGCTGGCTCCTTCGTTGAATTCGGTGGGAGCGGAGGTGGGCAAGCCGATTGCCCCGCAGACGGCCAGCGTGGGTGTAGCCACAACGGGTTATGTGCGAAACGAGGGAGAGGTCATCCGGCACAACATGGGATGGACTCTGGTCCTGGTGGGCGTGTTGATCTGCATCGGGCTTTTCTACTATTTTGTAATGCCCCAGGCAATGATGCCCTGA
- a CDS encoding twin-arginine translocation signal domain-containing protein: MRHQDSALSGIPPKSLEAQVAHPSRRTFLKNVAAASVAAAGVRAGMSQAAEPVSAQSENGRLQKSEKKVVAIQIPAVSFSDEGVDKVLDTVQERGGVNTLLIAVFSYGRGIEGRQIPGHPLPDHGVQKYDTDTFHGGDFAEVHPEYYAGTIFKNFRAPELGNFDVLGEVVPKAKKRGMKSICWFEDVYNPRLLDNFEKAAEVDVYGRKTDQSCLNNPHLRNFLSSMVEDWTKSYDVDGIMWCCERQGALNNAIDADHGQPGLTCFCEHCTRKGEEQGINVERARQGLMQLDRWVRMARTQPRPSDGYFVTFWRLLLDYPEILAWEKLWTDSQREVYGHIYGTAKSINSNLDAGFHVMHLNSFNPFYRAEQDYRKLSQHADILKVCMYNNCAGPRMANYIDGVHSTIWHDAPAQSVLELYYNILGYQGEAPLDKLRVAGFSSDYVYRETKRALADIKSARVPTSAPNTDLAGPANEEDFSDLSRETRIYPGIDIDIPTRKGQKKTQPSDVRNAVKAAFNAGAPGVILSRKYSEMRLANLSGAGAALKDLGIRT; the protein is encoded by the coding sequence ATGCGACATCAAGATTCCGCGTTATCAGGCATTCCACCAAAATCCCTGGAGGCTCAGGTCGCACACCCATCCCGTCGCACCTTCCTCAAGAATGTTGCTGCCGCATCGGTGGCCGCAGCCGGGGTGCGGGCGGGCATGAGCCAGGCAGCGGAACCGGTGAGCGCGCAGTCAGAGAATGGCAGGCTACAAAAATCGGAAAAGAAGGTTGTGGCAATCCAGATTCCTGCGGTGTCATTCAGCGATGAAGGAGTTGACAAAGTTCTCGATACGGTCCAGGAGCGGGGCGGCGTCAACACGCTGCTAATTGCGGTTTTCAGCTATGGCCGAGGCATCGAGGGAAGACAGATTCCCGGGCATCCGCTTCCCGATCACGGCGTCCAGAAGTACGACACAGACACCTTCCATGGCGGAGACTTCGCAGAGGTCCATCCGGAATACTACGCGGGCACGATTTTCAAGAATTTCCGGGCTCCTGAGCTTGGCAATTTTGATGTGCTGGGTGAAGTTGTCCCGAAGGCAAAAAAGCGAGGGATGAAATCCATCTGCTGGTTTGAGGATGTTTATAATCCGCGCTTACTGGATAATTTTGAAAAAGCTGCGGAGGTTGACGTCTACGGACGCAAAACTGACCAGTCGTGCCTTAACAATCCTCACCTCCGGAATTTTCTCAGCTCGATGGTCGAGGATTGGACCAAGTCCTACGATGTCGACGGGATCATGTGGTGCTGCGAGCGTCAGGGCGCACTGAATAACGCCATTGACGCTGACCATGGACAGCCCGGCTTAACGTGCTTTTGCGAGCACTGCACACGAAAGGGAGAAGAGCAGGGGATCAACGTCGAGCGCGCCCGGCAGGGTCTGATGCAGCTTGACCGGTGGGTGCGGATGGCGCGGACACAGCCCAGGCCCAGTGATGGTTATTTTGTCACCTTTTGGCGACTGCTGCTGGATTACCCTGAAATCCTGGCCTGGGAGAAGCTCTGGACAGACAGCCAGCGCGAGGTTTACGGCCACATCTATGGTACGGCGAAAAGCATCAACAGTAACCTGGATGCAGGCTTCCATGTGATGCATCTCAACTCTTTCAATCCCTTCTACCGCGCCGAGCAGGACTATCGAAAGCTAAGCCAACACGCCGACATATTGAAGGTCTGCATGTACAACAACTGCGCCGGCCCTCGCATGGCAAATTACATCGACGGAGTCCATTCCACAATTTGGCATGACGCCCCGGCGCAGTCCGTGCTGGAGTTGTACTACAACATCCTGGGATATCAGGGGGAGGCGCCATTAGACAAATTGCGCGTGGCAGGGTTCTCGTCAGATTACGTTTACCGGGAAACCAAGCGCGCTCTAGCCGACATTAAATCGGCCAGGGTGCCCACATCTGCGCCTAACACCGACCTTGCCGGCCCCGCAAATGAGGAAGATTTTTCTGATCTATCGAGAGAGACAAGGATCTATCCTGGAATCGATATTGACATCCCCACTCGCAAGGGGCAAAAAAAGACACAGCCTTCAGACGTTCGGAATGCCGTGAAGGCGGCGTTCAACGCAGGAGCGCCGGGCGTCATTCTGTCGCGGAAGTACTCCGAGATGCGGCTTGCGAATTTATCCGGCGCCGGGGCCGCACTAAAGGACCTCGGGATCCGAACGTAG